The Anas platyrhynchos isolate ZD024472 breed Pekin duck chromosome 6, IASCAAS_PekinDuck_T2T, whole genome shotgun sequence sequence GTGAGTAAAACTGTGAGTTTATGatccagaaagaaaacatacaaaaagagaaaatagatgTGTAATCGTATTATCAAACTTATCTGCTGGGTCATTAATAGTTGGCCTTACCAATACATCCTCTGCATACTGCAGCACCATAGTGAGGGTATCCTGAATCCTGGCCGAGGCTGACCCCACCTGTTGTAAGTCACTGGACAAGCCAATCACTCGATTAGGGCTAAAACAGGTCTTCATGATAAGATCCACTGGAAGCAAAAGAAGGATCAGTAAGAAAACTGAATGCCACTGAAGACAACTTAAATCCTTAACTTGTTGCAGATCTTTAGATGGTTAAGTAAGACTGTTTAATTCCCTGCGGAATGGCAGTTTTAccaggattaaaaaaagaaaagtacttGAACAGTGTCACAACAATGGTTAGAATcaaaataggaagaaaacattCACCTCCTATCCGCTCTGTATCATAATAAACATACTTCACTGTTAGAGGTGTGAACATCACGCCCATAGTTTTACCAGGGACTCCCATCGGGGCactaggagaaaagaaaaagttttcagtATTGACatataaaagaaaggaaatatacTTCCATCCCAGTGATCTCTATTAGCACTGATGTCTGAGCAAGTGTTGGTTACTCATTCTCACTAAAATCAGCAATATGAAGACCCAGAATAAGTGAGGACAGAAAATCAATACAGGCGTATTATTAACTGCTCATTTTTATCTAAGAATATTCCTAGCTGGTCTGACATTTGTTGACATGACAACATGAAGCGCTAGGTGCTATCTTAGCCAGTTTCTTCTGGCTTGTACAGCGCTTATTTTTTCTATCCTGGAATACTCCATGCTCTTTGAGAATTCATTTAAGGGACAAACAAAAATTCAAGAACAAAACTCCGTATTATTATTGAGAGTATTTAAAGTTTGTTTATGATTTCAGTATGGAAGATGTCATGGAACAGCTTTCTTTTTGAAGATGCACAGGCAGAAAGCAGAATGATTTCTGCTACAAGAAAGGCTGGGGTTTTATCTTGGAAGGAGGAGAGTTCTTCAACAAGTACGGGGAAGAACAGTGAGGTGGAATAGTTTCATTTCATAGTATCTAATCTCTATTATCAGTTGATAATTGCAAATGGAAGgggatgaggggaaaaaagactgACCAATAAGATGTTCTCTCAATCACATTCTGATTGCACTAGAACTTGGACTGCTGAGCAGTAAGGCTCAGTGAATAAAGGCTAGCATTCAGAGTATGATGGAAGTTAATGACATTAATGCTAGCTATATGAATCCTGTGAAGCGCCATGAATATGTTCAGAACACTGTTAAAACCCAGCTTCCCACCCACAATGAGGAACCACCTTATGAAGGTTAAGTCTGTCAACGTATATACACTGGTCAAGACATTTCAGTGGGAAGAAAGCTATGATCTCTGGCTCAGTTATAGTTCAGCTACTGCACAGTATTGTCCAAAATAGAGGATGCTGCAGCCCACTAAGTTTCTCATTATTCTCATATGGTCTTTCTTGGTAATTCAGACAGCCCCTTCCCAGAGTACCTGACGTAGGCTTTAATGCTCATGCGTGAATTCTGCAGACTTGTGTCCACAGTCAGGTGGATTGGATTGTGCGCTTCCCGGCTGTAATACTCGTGGATCAGGACAGAGTGTTCTGTGATGTCGTGACCTGTTGCATACcttcaaaaaagcaaacattgaAGAGCCATTCTTCTAACATTCAAGTGCCCAGCATCTGGTATTTAACAGCTTTGTATCCTAAAACCCTAATTTCCAACCACTGAACTGCAGAGCGTAGTAAGTACAAGTGTTTTAACTAAGGAATTTTTAACTTTATGGCCAGCTGTCCTAGAGTTTTAGGATTCAGGCTGGGCACATGCATGCCCAAAATGTGCAAAGGTCTTTGTAGTACCATCTACAAGGAGTCCAGTCGTCATCAGACACTGAACAGTCCGTTATTGGTCACTATGCTCTGGACCAAACCTTTATTTCCTTGCAAACAGAAGCATGCCAAGCAAATTTGGACCACCCAACTAGATCTTAAACAAATCACACATCTCTGTTCAGGAGGCAAGACTTGTTCATctagctccttcagctgctctgcaATTAGCTTCCCACATACGCAGAAAAACTCCTGTCATTAGAAGCGCACTTTGCCATGCCATTAAGAGGTTGCTGAGGAAGGTAGGAATTCTGTGCTTGCAGGATTTTGCTCCACAGGAACAGCATTAACTATTTTGTAGCATCAGAGAAGAGATGAAAAGCCTAACAAAACTATCCACGCACACACATGTTCTGTCCCTATTGCACCCTACTGAACTTGCTTGGCACCACCAAGTCCTGCCACCTTTTCTCAGCATCCAGGTGCTCAGGGTGACATCAGACTCCTCATGAGGCCTTTGAAGCTAAACTCGAAGCTACTCTTTTATGTTCTTCACTCCAACCAGTCACCTCCCACAGTGCAGGCTGCATTACAAGTGGCTAGGCAATAGCAGATCCACGCAAGCATTCTCTTTATCACTTTTGTGATACTTTTTCTAGACctaagcaaaaccaaaccctCCAGAACTCCAGGTGTGTGTCCTGTTCTAAGTTAGAGCACTTTTACAGCTGGCTGTCTAACAGGGGCCGTACtatgaggaggaagaggtatTTTGAGCAGCGCAGGGACTCCCTCAGAACTCACCAGCCCAGGATGATCTCGCTGGGCGACACCTTCTTGTGCAGCTCATACATGTTCTTGGCGAACTCCATATCCACCGCCACCTGCAAAACGGGACAGGGCCGGGTCACCTCTTTGCGGCGAGGGGGAGCGCAGGGGGGGCAGCCCCGTCCCGCCCTACCTCATCCTCGGACTCGTTGTGCGGCACGGAGAAGCAGTTGGTCACCTCCACCGAGTGCTTGTCCACGGTGCCTGCGGGGAGAGGGCGCGGTCagcggggggctgaggggctcGGCGGccgccccccctgcccccccgtcccgccctgtccccgtccccgcggCGCTCACCCAGCAGCGTGCCGATGACCCGCGCCGCGCCCTCGTTGCGCCGCTCGAAGCTGTCCACGATGGAGGCGAGCACCACCGGGTGCAGCCGCACCACGCGCCCGCCGGGGAACGGGCCCGACAGCGCTGCGGACAGCGGCGGcgcgggctggggctggggctgaggcggcggcgccggggTTGGGGTCGGGGTTGGGGTcgaggccggggccggggccgggggggcggtggcggcggcggggggaggcGCGGAGGGGGCGGGCGCAGCTGAGGCGGCTGCGGGGGGCGCCGCCGGCGGGCTGGGagccgggggggcggcgggaggcgCCGGGGCCGCAGCGGGTGCCGGAGCCGCCATTTTGCGAAAGAGAGAGGGCAGGAGGGGCGGCGGGGGTAGCGATTGGCTGAGCGGGGTGTCTGTCACGCAGCGCCGCGTTGCTATTGGAGAAACGGGTGCGCTAAGGACCGCCTTAGGTGAGGGTGGTGCTCCCGTTGGGGCACAGCACGCTGCTGCGGATGGAGCATGGCCTTGGTCCCGCCCCCTCGGCGCCGGCAGCTTCTTTGATTGGGCCGTGGCTCGCGCCGCCTCCCTGCCCCTCAGCTCGCTCATTGGGCGGCGCCGCTCTTAACTCCCGTCCGTCAGCCCGAGGCACTCGGGCGGTGCTGCGCCAGCGCGCAGCGGCCGCAGGAGGGCGGGGGGCGCCGCCGGTCCCGGCCCGTCCCTATCCCaagcctgcccctgcccctgcccctgcccggcCTCGCTCAGAGCCTGCCTCACGCAGCCTCCGACGGCACTACGGGAACAGCAACAGCAGGTGGCTGCAGCGCTTGCTTTTCGCCCCTAGCGGTGCTTTCACTCGAGGCTGTTGGTGCTCCTGGGAGCGCCGAAGGAGCCAGCGGTCTCCCCCCCGAATAAAATACGCAGTGGGGTGAGGCTGCGCCAGCCAAAACCTGCATCAGCGCTCTGGCACTGCTGTGCCCGTCGTGTGGGGCTTTAAATAACCCAAAACATCTCCAGGGCGCTGTTCTGCAGGACGGAAGAGCGCAGAGGTGGCTCCCACACCTCTGCTCCCCGTGGCTGGGTTCCCTCTTCAGCGCCTTCCCACATCACAAACTGTTTGAGCAGGGGGCTTCTCAGTTCCAGCTGGCTTCATTAGCTGAGGGACAAATCCCACCAGGTGGTGAGCAGCTTCAACCTGACTACTGAAGCATATCGGGAGCAGcccaataaaaagaaaatacttcctACTCATGCTAGCAATTTGGGGAACACCTGTAAAAGCCACGAAGGAGGGTAAATGCTAAAAACaagcagttttaattttttcctaaaagtgCATCCCCTAGTGTGTGCACCTGTGAAAACTGGATCTCCTGTTAGGCATTCACAGTGAACCCTTCACTTCCTATAGGCGTGCCCGGTCAAATTGCGTAAGGCTTTAAAACCTTCCTGCTCCAGGAGCTTTGGTGCGTCACTGAGAAGTTTAATGTGTGAGGCGTGCTTGCTAGAAAGCAGCTGTTTGATCTCATTTTGTTTGCATCAAACTAAGCCTCAGCGCTTAATTTTGCATAGTCAGCGGAGAGTTCATGTGAAGTAAGCAAGTTCTTTAACATCTGCCCATTATATCTTCACATTGCCACCTTTAAAATTGGGCAACTTAACACACACCTGCAGCTGTGCTTTGAAACTGGCAACTGTGACACTCTTTGTTTAATATGTTGGCAACAAGCTGCTGGACAGCATGCCAGAGTGTATGTAGTGAGTTAGGATGGGTAGCATTTATCTCCAAAGTCAAAGATCTGCGGTCATGCAGAGCCTGCTTTGTACAAAGCTTGTATAAATCTTTCTGTCTAAGGGTAAGAAAATCAATCATGGGAGAGTGCTTGGAGCAAAGGTGTCCAAGctataaaactgtttttctttgctgagtGACTGGTGAAAAATAGAGACCTTCATAATTAATATCGTTCTGTAAATGATCAGTGTACAGTCTGAGGGGAGCAGTTACCAGTGACGCATATTTGTGGTGCCAGTTGTTGAAAACTGTGTGTCCATCTCTGTGAGGCAATTAAGATGTTTGTATACCACCCCATTACAGTAAAATTAACATGTTTGTATACCACCCCATTACAATGAAGTCTGTCTGGAGGAGAACAGAAGACACATTGTCACATAAAAGCGGATCAGTGTGATAACACAGGGCCTtctgattttccatttttccttgctTGGTTTCCCTGCATCTGATTTTGACAATGAATATAATTAACCTTCTATCTAGCTTTCGTATGATTTCACAGTCCTTATGTGTGACTGAGTCATGATTATTGCATATACTGTTATGTCAGCTGCATTTTCACAGATGATATATAATTTCTGTATCAGTGGCTATCTTCTCATCTTGCTTGTATTActggaagcagcagcatctcttgcaccagaggaaaaaaaaatattgtgttacaggtaaaataaaatatttacaatttatTTGACTTCTCATTTCAGGGCATAGTTTTATCTGGTTAGTTTTGTAGGATTAGATCTGGCACTTTTATtctgctattaaaaaataattttctgttgtgTCTAAGAAGTTAGGAGAGCCTTTCTGTCATTTCTGCCAAGAGAAAAGTCTGTCATTGAGCTTGACATACATTTCATTAATCTttcttattttggaaaaaattaaTATCAAATCTCATTTTCTGAATCGCTTTGGGGTCAAAGGAGGGAAGTCAGTTTTTCTTCTTGGGATCTCAAGTCTGCCTCCATCCTTCGCTGTGCTCACAGAGCTCCCTCTTCACCTTCACTCACAGTCAAGTGGCCCCACTTGTGTTGTCTCTGGGTTATCTGTGTTTTTCAGGACCCAAATGTTCTACCATCTGTCCAGGCTTCCTTCTGTATAGGAAGTAGTGATGGGCAGCAGCCTCtctgtttgtttaattaaaaaaggtaGTAGTTTTCTTGTTTAGTCTTCATGGAACATCTTACTCACCTGCTTCCCGTGCTTTTGGGATTGCTAGTAGATGAAAGGTGGTTGTTGGCAGCAGCCTAATTCCCAGCGTAATGGGTCAGCTGATTCATCTTTGTGTTAGCAAGAGGAATTCAAGCCCTTCCCCACATTTGCATAATGTTTTACAGGACTGCCTTAATTATCAGAGAAGAGAACAGGGAACTACTGAGGTAATGCTATAGTGAAAACCCAAATACTACCAAAAAATAATGAGGTGTACTGTTAATTGCATACCACACTGATATAAAAATATCCCTTCTCTAATGTTAGAGTGATAATGAAAGTTATCATCAGGTGTTCAAAAATAGCACACCGGAGACTGCTGTGTGCTTGTTAGTCACtatgcagaaatacagaaatccaAGCTAAAATAGAAGTAACTTCACAGAATAACTGGCAGTGAAGAGTGACTGAGAGAAATGTACGCAAGTTGGCATATGTAGGGCAACAGATACTTTGTAGTTAGAATTTTAAAGTCACTGAAGATGGGGAAATAGAGACACATATTGAACAAAGGATGTAGgtggaaatttaaaaaaaaaaaaaaaaaaaaaaaaacagaaacccaAGCACTAGAAAACCCCCAGAGGTACGACGTAATTGGCTGAGGTAAATGttgacatttttaaattgtagaaATGTGTCCCCATGCCATTTATTTAGCTGTTCATTATTCTTGTATGTACCAGATCCTTTGCTTCTGATGGTGGGagctaacaaaacaaaacaaaacaaaataataataaacaaaaaataaggttggaaaagacctctaagaccATCTGGTTTAACTGTCCCCcaaccaccaatgtcacccactacaCCATGTCCCTAGGTGCCATggccaacctttccttaaacacccccagggacagagactccaccacctccctgcacaacctgttccaatgccaaACCATTCTTTacaagaagaaatttctcctaactTCCAACCTGAAGAGGCTGTACAGTAATTCCCTCAGATATCAGTGAGAATATATCAGTAATAAGTTGGAGCAGGCTTTTCCTGAAAATAGAGTGGGTtttgaagttttgtttgtttgtttgtgtgtacttgtttttgttttacttattattattacttatttattattattatttattattttatttttacatgataGCCTGTTACCCAGGAGAAAAGGAAGTGGCACATTGTAGCACATTAAATTCTGACATGCAGGGTAAATGCTCTGTGTCTGGAGGAACAacccagaaatgaaagaaaaaagaaggggcagggggaggaccAGAAAtacactgagaaaaataaaagaatcaactgaataaaaatgcaaaaaagtggagaaaagtaaaatgaaattttttttgttagtgAAAAACTGGAGGATTATTTAAAAAGGTGGCAATTAAataagaaatgacaaagaaagtTTAAAGTTTAGGAAGGAGCGACAGACAGGTATATGGACAAGAGAAATCTTTATTTATAGAAAGTGTGAGGTAACAGAAAATTCCAAGAAAATGGAGTACCTTCTGATAAGTGAGCGAGAAAAGTTGATACTAAATCCCAGTAAATGATTATAAACCTCTCATTTTCTACATAGAGGAGGACATTTCAGAATAGCTGCCAAGgataaattctgaaaaaaaaaaaaaaatcatttatttctttgccaTATTTACATCTCTTTTGTATCAGAAAAAGATGCCACAGATTGCCTtgttaaaaggaggaaaacttgttaaatgcaaaaaataaaaaattctgagCTGTTTCAAGGCACTGAAATGAGATGTAAGAAATTACTCCATGGCCCAGAGAACAGGAGCTGAGTTTGTAGGTTTGAGGGGTTCTGCCTCCTTGTTTTTTCTGGAGTTATAGTAAACCTAGTACTTCAATAAagaatagataaaaaaaaaattataagtAATTTTGCACAGTCAAATGTATTCCTTGAATAGTTTAGAGAACGGTTCTTATACTTTATCATCAGATATATCGTATCTTGAATAACTGCGCTGTATTTTGAACTGTTAACTCTAATGTGTGTTGACTTTATCACTACACTTATCCCTAGCTGTGTTAGCTGCTTTTGCAAATGCTCTGAAATATCCTTAGATGGAGGGTCCTGGCTGTTTTCATGTCCTGGCCAAGACTGTATAGTTCTCCAAGAATTAAATCAAGGTGCTTAAAAGGGCAGTCTTGCATCCCCTCTTACCGGTGCTCCGTTCTGGCTGCGGGGTGTCCAAACACCCACGTCAGGCTCTAAGGTTACTCAGATGGTGCTGGAGAAGCCAACAAGGCAGGATCCCTGCGCAGGCATTGCCCTGTAAGTCAAGTGCCATACCAGCACGTTGAGGAAAATTGGAACTAGTCAGTAGTGACACCCCAGCTTACACAGACACATTGCAAACATTTGCAGGAAGAGAGATGTTGCCAGAGCAGTTATCTGTGAGGCATTTGTCTTACTTTAGGCACTGTACAGACCATCATGAGGGCTTCAGATCCACTGAAGGGAAGGCACCAGGAACAGGCCTTGCTgtgtgtgctgctgtgcaggCTTTGCTTTTGAGAATGCAGGAGAAGTGCCAGGAGGGAAGCGCAGGGATGCGACAAGGATTGCTCATCTCTGCATGTGTACAAGGGgcagggaagaggagcttggaTTTGGGGAAGGTGAGGCTCTGTGGTGTACCCCTGcaccctgctggcagctggccGTGCCCATCATTGCTGGCAGGTGCTGTTTTGTCATCCGCAGACAACCAAACCACCACCTTTGTAATCACTTAACTCTGATTAATTAGTGACTTAACTCGGCCTGGTTTGAGGTGAGTTGTGTGAGTAGAAGTTTGTGCGTGGCACTTTTGCCTCTCATATTTATTGTAGATGTTTCTGTGGCATGCCAGTTTCTTTCTTTAGTTTATAAAATTAAGGTAGGATCATGAGGTAGAATTAACTGAGGTGAAATTAATGTTTCTGTGTggtgtttcacagaaaaatggCACGTGGAGCTGTAGGTATGGATGACATAGTGGTACAAGCCTGAGACGTGCTGTACAACCTCCAATTTAACTGAAATATATGATAATGAAAGGTATTTGGGGCCCTTGGTGAAAACACAGGCTCTCCAGCTGCTTCAGGACATTCCAGCATCTGGATGATCTATGGCTGTGATTAGTTTCTGCTTTTGACTGAAATCATGCTCAGAGTCAGGTTTCAGGTCAGAGGCATGCTATCTACTGCTCGGGCTTAAAACTAAGAAAGAATGTGCTCGCACTGACCTCTCAAGGCAGTTACACACACTGCTTTGCAAGATCAAACTCGTGTCATGATATTACATTACATTCCTCCTGCCTACCCCCTGCAgtgagaagcaaagaaaatctaGATGTGACtcctggcttttctttttttcctgtgtaacgCGGGGCAGAAGTGTGGCAGCGCTACCATCCTCGCGGTGTAATCGCACTGCGTGAGGCAGGCAGCCTTCAACACAGGGCCCCTTCGGCTGCTAACTTGCTGCTACTGTGCTTGGCTCAAACATGTTTGTAACAGAGCAGTGCCATGTCCTTATGTACCTACTGACAGCCAAATAGAGTGAAATGTAATGTCACCAATTGCAGATACGCATGGAAGTCCTTGTGCAGGCAGATTTcaaatattaaacatttttcacaCTTGTAACACTTAGTGCCATTTGTGGGAAAATATAATCTCTTCCCTCTGGTCCCTTggttttacaaaataattttacagcTCAGCTTTGCTTCTTTTATGAGCAAGCATGTCCTTTCCTTGGTGTCATTTACAGCTTGGGTCAAAGTCACCACTTTCTGTTCACTGCAGCCCAGACCAAAATCACACGTGACCCCAGAGGCCCTGAGCCGGGCCCTTGGGACTGGTGCTGCAAGCGGCGTCACTCAGCACAGCTTCTGACTTGGTACCTTGAGGTGGAACCTGCATACGAGGTGAAATAACTAGACTGGAAAATCTGAATTGCATTTCATGGGGTAGGGAAGCCTGCCTGGAGATGGAATGGCAAAAATCCTGCTATTTTGTGAGCTCCAAGGATTTTGTTTGCAAACTCTGAAGTGATTTTTACACCATTAATGTCTGACAGTGTTGtctggttccttttttttttttttttagcataaagCAGCTGCATCATGATAAATATGGGGGCAATGAGGGAGAAGGTGAGAAGATAATCATTTGCATACAGAAATGGGAGCTGAGGCAGTAAAATCTAGGGGACAGTTACTATATAGGAGCTTGGGAGCCAGAAGTGCCCATTGCATTTCTGTCACTGGCATCTTGGGTAGGAGCAAGTTGTCCATATAGCTGGAGCAGTGGCAGAAGCATGCTTTGGGCAGTATCTTAGCTCTTCTGACGTAGCATTTGATAACAGTTAGATAGTGTTATTCCGCTCCTATCTCTGCCACTGACTTTGGGGAAGTCATTTAACATTTATATCTCAGTTTTCCACTTCTGTCATACTGACTGATGATATTCGACTGGCTAAGTTTGCTTATAGGACACCCACAGACAGTCTTCAGAGGAAAGACAGGAAAGCCCTTGCTCTTTGAGGAGACAGCTTCGAGAGGAAGCTGGAGAGTGCATTTCCTGACCTAGAGACTGAACTTTGGAAAGGGAGGAAGCGTTCAACTAGCctaggggggaggaggaaagtaGCTGTCTGTGCTGTTTTCTAATAATAAACAGAAGTAATTCTTTAGATGAGGTGAGTTCATGCTGCTGAGACCTCAGATATAGCAGCAAAACATGATTGTATTTTATATCAATCCTGTTCATCAGGAAAGTTGGGGCTGTGCTACAGTATTTGCAAGGGCTGCTTTTGCTAAATGCTGTCCCAGCCAATCAGTCTGGATCTGAAATGCCCCAAGCACTGGCATATAAATTCTCCTTCTATAATCTGTTTGTTAATCTGCCTTTCTGCATCAGAAAGCAAGATTCAGCACTGGCTGAGAGAGCTGCACAGGGCTGGTTGGACTGATCTGCACGAAGAGCTAATTCCAAGCTGCTCAATACTTCAGCAGAATCCCAAGCCTCTACCTCTGCGCTCAACCTAAGTTCCTGTGGCAGGTAGAGGAGTACATGAACATGAGTAATAAGGCTGTTCCGGTGAGATATCCAGGCCCCTTCTGAAAAGTGAGGTTTTGTTTGCAGATACAACTTCACAGATGATTTTGTACACACAGTGTAATTTGACCTGAAAACTTCATCATTTCCAGGGTGGGTTTTAGGTGTTCTGGGGATTTTCTGTTCTAATTCTCTCAAATATTTGCCATTTAATACTCTGGATTACATCCCTCTGCATATCTTTTTTGCATTGGAATAAATAACAAGAGCTGATCCATCACTGAAATACCAGCCCGGTCATTTGTTTCCAGAGCTGCCAGCAAGGCTGCCCTCTGCCAATGGCAGAATTTATGAGACATCCCTCTCCATGCCCTGTCATCCCTTAGCGAGCTCTGTCTAGAAATCTGTCCTTTTCATTCTCTGCCTTCTCAAATCTGCAGTGGATTCTGTCtcaaaaaatactgtaaaacttCTCTCCCAGATCCTTTTGTTAGTAGAATTTTTCCATACCAAATCTAAATATATTTCCCcactttaaaatgtgtttccaGGATCATACATTTCATCTGTATATgccttgggatattctatggaGCCTCTTAACAGATTGGTCCAATTTAGTAAGTACATGTTATCTGAAAGACCAGCCTTTTGCATTTACAATTGCTTGTCCCTTTTTAGCAAATCTGAGAGATAAATCCcttcttcatttctgaaacaaaagatTTTTGAATGGTAAGAGAGGCCTACCCAGAAAAAGGCATTGTTTTGACTTCTTCATAAGGTGTCTCCCAAGGGCTCTGGATGGTAGGAGCATGTAGGTTTTGCAGCCTTGAGAAGTACTGTTTAATATTCATTCCTCTTATATCTCacttgacattttaaaaattcgGTAGCCAAAAAGTTACTAGGAGATACTTTTCTGATAACTTTAGGCCAAGGGACATACCATGGAATATTTCCACAGTTTATCTGTTTTTTAGATGACTGCTCATATCTGGAGCTTGGACTCCAGATATTCACTCTGTAGCCAGTGGTAAAATAAGTACCCTCAGCAGGTGATTTGGGCACCTTGCTGCAGTCTAACGTAGATGCTCTCAGTTGCCCTCTGAAGGCAGTTGTCTTCCTGAG is a genomic window containing:
- the EIF3F gene encoding eukaryotic translation initiation factor 3 subunit F; amino-acid sequence: MAAPAPAAAPAPPAAPPAPSPPAAPPAAASAAPAPSAPPPAAATAPPAPAPASTPTPTPTPAPPPQPQPQPAPPLSAALSGPFPGGRVVRLHPVVLASIVDSFERRNEGAARVIGTLLGTVDKHSVEVTNCFSVPHNESEDEVAVDMEFAKNMYELHKKVSPSEIILGWYATGHDITEHSVLIHEYYSREAHNPIHLTVDTSLQNSRMSIKAYVSAPMGVPGKTMGVMFTPLTVKYVYYDTERIGVDLIMKTCFSPNRVIGLSSDLQQVGSASARIQDTLTMVLQYAEDVLSGKVAADNTVGRFLMDLINQVPKISAEDFETMLNSNINDLLMVTYLANLTQSQIALNEKLLSL